The region TGCCGACGCCGGCGCCGCCGAACATGCCCGCCTTGCCGCCGATGGGCAACGGCGTGAGCAGGTCGATGACCTTGATGCCCGTCTCGTAGATCTCGTCGGACGTGCGCTCCTCGGTGAAGCGCGGCGGCGGCTGGTGGATGGGGCGGCGCGGCAGCGTCTCGTCGAACGCGCGCCCGCCGTCGAGCGGCTCGCCGAGCACGTTGATCATGCGGCCCAACACGGCCTTGCCGACAGGCACGCGGATCGGCGTGCCCGTGCGCCGTACGCGCCGGCCCCGCTCGAGACCCGCCGTGAACGCCATCGAGATCGCGCGGACACGGCCAAGCCCGGAATGCTGCTGCACCTCGAGCACGATTGGCGGCCGGCCCTCGCCCGATCGGCCGTCGCTCGCCTCACCATGAGGCGCCTCGACCACGAGCGCCTCGTACAGCGACGGCAGCTCGCCATCGAACGCGACATCGACGACCGACCCGCGAACGCGCACGATGCGCCCGAACTCGTTCTCTGCCCCTTCAGGCATGCGTCACTCCCAATCGTGTTGCCCGCAACCAAGCATAGCACAGCCGCCCCGCGCGGGGCGACAGCGGAGCGCACGCAGCCGTCACCGTTGTTGGAGCAGGCGCCATGCTCGTATACAATGTGGATGCAAAGGGAGTGCGAGCACCGTGGACCAGTCGAAGGTTCCCGACATCCGGATCGAGCCTGTCACGACCGCGCCCGCGCGTGCTACAGGCCGGTATGTGCTCTACTGGATGACGGCCGCTCGCCGCACGGGTTGGAGCTTCGCCCTTCAGCGCGCGGTCGAGTGGTGCGGCCAGCTCGGAAAACCACTCATCGTGCTCGACACCCTCTTGTGCGGCGCCCCGTGGGCCAATGACCGCCTCCACCACTTCGCCCTCGACGGTATGGCCGACATCGCCCCGCGCTTCGACAAGGCCGGCGTGCTCTACTACCCCCACGTCGAGACGAGACCCGGCGACGTGGTCGAGTTGGTCCGGGCGCTCGCAGCGACAGCCTCCGTGCTCGTCGTGGACAACTTCCCCGACCGTTTTCTTGGCGGAGTGATCGAACAGGCACTCGCGAATGCACCGATCCTCGTTGAGGAAGTGGACTCGAACGGCCTTCTGCCCCTGCGGGCCGCCCCGCGCGTGTTCGGCACGGCCTTCGCCTTCCGCCGCTTCCTGCAGAAAGAACTGCCTCGGCACCTTGTCGCGTGCCCCGTGGCCGATCCCCTGCGTGGTAAGTCGCTTGCGCCGCGGCCGCGTCTCTCGTCGGTGATCACAAAGCGTTGGCCGAAGACGTCCCGCAAACTGCTCAACGGCAGCCCAGCCGAACTCGCCAAGCTGCCGATCGACCACGTGGTCGCGCCCGTCGAGCTCCGCGGCGGTCCGACGGCGGCACGGAAAGCGTTGAGGCGGTTTGTCGCGAAGCACCTCGATTCCTACGCCGAGCGCCGCAACCATCCCGACGACGCAGCTACAAGCGGC is a window of Verrucomicrobiota bacterium DNA encoding:
- a CDS encoding deoxyribodipyrimidine photolyase, with amino-acid sequence MDQSKVPDIRIEPVTTAPARATGRYVLYWMTAARRTGWSFALQRAVEWCGQLGKPLIVLDTLLCGAPWANDRLHHFALDGMADIAPRFDKAGVLYYPHVETRPGDVVELVRALAATASVLVVDNFPDRFLGGVIEQALANAPILVEEVDSNGLLPLRAAPRVFGTAFAFRRFLQKELPRHLVACPVADPLRGKSLAPRPRLSSVITKRWPKTSRKLLNGSPAELAKLPIDHVVAPVELRGGPTAARKALRRFVAKHLDSYAERRNHPDDAATSGLSPYLHAGHISAHETLAAIAGHESWSPNRLRAKATGGRAGWWRMSATAEAFLDQLVTWRELGYNMAHLEPGYDRYDSLPDWAKRTLAGHAGDERPYAYTLDQLAAARTHDALWNAAQMQLVRDGMLHNYLRMLWGKKIIEWTRSPEEALTVMVALNNTYALDGRNPNSYSGIFWCLGRYDRPWGPTRPIFGTVRYMSSENTRRKVRCRQ